One segment of Theobroma cacao cultivar B97-61/B2 chromosome 9, Criollo_cocoa_genome_V2, whole genome shotgun sequence DNA contains the following:
- the LOC18589868 gene encoding phospholipase A1-Igamma3, chloroplastic: MATRLFSLKNHPKCTLDPTFQGALPKCKLNKKTKNFIFQYKPCFPSSSTCIKRSTSLSSLTPQLEEALVLEEDERPLCQIWKEIQGCNDWDGLLDPMNPHLRREIIRYGEFAQACYDSFDFDPHSKYCGSCKYHGAHFFEKLGMADRGYQISRYLYATSNINLPNFFQKSNLSSVWSTHANWMGYVAVCTDDDEIKRLGRRDIVISWRGTVTYLEWIYDLKDILHQANFTKDPSIKMELGFYDLYTKKENACNYCSFSAREQVLAEIKRLLEYYDGEEISITITGHSLGAALALITAYDIAELGLNLVEEGELSNKVPITVYSFAGPRVGNLKFKERCDELGVKVLRAVNVHDKVPTVPGIFANEKLQFQKYLEEAVSFPWSYAHVGVELALDHTCSPFLKSTNDLACAHNLEAHLHLLDGYHGKGRRFCLANKRDIALVNKDSNFLKSDYGVPPYWRQDENKGMVRNSDGRWVLPERPRVEAHPHDISHHLEKILKVASTSSQSKDA; encoded by the coding sequence ATGGCTACGCGGCTTTTCTCTCTAAAGAACCATCCAAAGTGCACCCTCGACCCTACCTTTCAAGGTGCCTTACCAAAATgcaaattgaacaaaaaaaccaaaaattttatcttccaATACAAGCCCTGTTTTCCAAGTTCATCAACATGTATCAAACGTTCAACATCCTTGTCAAGTTTAACTCCACAGCTAGAAGAAGCTTTAGTTTTAGAAGAAGACGAAAGGCCTCTTTGCCAAATCTGGAAGGAAATTCAGGGCTGCAACGATTGGGATGGACTACTAGACCCCATGAATCCTCATCTCCGCAGAGAAATCATCCGCTATGGTGAATTTGCACAAGCATGCTATGATTCTTTCGACTTTGATCCTCACTCCAAGTACTGTGGTTCCTGCAAATACCACGGAGCCCATTTCTTTGAAAAGCTTGGAATGGCAGACCGTGGCTACCAAATCAGTAGATACCTCTATGCTACCTCGAATATCAATCTCCCAAACTTTTTCCAGAAATCTAATCTAAGCAGTGTATGGAGCACCCATGCAAACTGGATGGGGTACGTAGCCGTATGCACTGACGACGATGAGATCAAACGGCTAGGAAGACGCGATATTGTCATTTCTTGGAGAGGTACCGTAACATACCTTGAATGGATTTATGATCTCAAAGATATTCTTCATCAAGCAAATTTCACCAAGGACCCTTCTATTAAAATGGAGTTGGGGTTTTATGACTTGTACACCAAGAAAGAAAACGCTTGCAACTATTGCTCATTTTCGGCTCGTGAACAAGTGTTGGCTGAGATTAAAAGGCTTCTTGAATACTATGATGGAGAAGAAATTAGCATTACAATCACAGGGCATAGCCTTGGGGCAGCTTTGGCTTTAATTACAGCTTATGATATTGCGGAATTGGGGCTTAATCTTGTTGAAGAAGGAGAGCTTAGCAATAAAGTACCAATTACAGTTTACTCTTTTGCCGGTCCTCGAGTAGGCAATCTTAAGTTTAAGGAAAGGTGTGACGAGCTAGGAGTTAAGGTACTTAGAGCTGTAAATGTGCATGATAAAGTACCAACAGTGCCAGGGATTTTTGCTAATGAGAAGCTTCAATTTCAAAAGTATTTAGAAGAGGCTGTATCTTTTCCTTGGAGTTATGCACATGTCGGGGTGGAATTGGCATTGGATCACACCTGTAGCCCATTTCTCAAGTCCACCAACGACCTTGCTTGTGCACACAATCTTGAGGCCCATTTACACTTGCTCGACGGCTACCATGGGAAAGGGCGACGGTTTTGCTTGGCTAATAAAAGGGACATTGCCCTTGTTAACAAGGATAGCAACTTCTTGAAGAGCGATTATGGGGTGCCACCCTATTGGCGGCAGGACGAGAACAAAGGAATGGTAAGGAATAGCGATGGCCGTTGGGTTTTGCCGGAGAGACCCAGAGTGGAGGCCCATCCACATGATATCTCCCACCACCTTGAAAAAATCCTTAAGGTTGCTTCGACTTCTTCACAATCGAAAGATGCATAA